From Streptomyces sp. TLI_235, a single genomic window includes:
- a CDS encoding cysteine desulfurase produces the protein MPYLDHAATTPMLPEAVAAMTAHLGVTGNASSLHAAGRRARRVVEESRESLAESLGARPSEIVLTGGGTESDNLAVKGLYWARRDADPARRRILCSPVEHHAVLDAVHWLSEHEGAEVDYLPVDHHGRVHPDALREAIGRNPADVALITVMWANNEVGTLQPVLELAAIAREFDIPMHADAVQALGQVPVSFADSGLTALTVTGHKIGGPYGVGALLLARNAAPVPLLHGGGQERDVRSGTLDVPAAAGFAAAAALAVERRTEFATGVGALRDELLAAVTAAVPDAVLNGDPDPAGRLPANAHFSFPGCEGDALLMLLDARGVECSTGSACSAGVPQPSHVLLAMGADPLLARASLRFSLGHTSTREDVAALTEAITPAVERARNAGLATARR, from the coding sequence ATGCCATACCTCGACCACGCGGCCACCACGCCGATGCTGCCCGAGGCGGTCGCCGCCATGACCGCCCACCTCGGCGTCACGGGCAACGCCTCCTCGCTGCACGCGGCCGGCCGCCGCGCCCGCCGGGTGGTCGAGGAGTCCCGCGAGTCCCTCGCCGAGTCCCTCGGCGCCCGCCCCAGCGAGATCGTCCTCACCGGCGGCGGCACCGAGTCGGACAACCTCGCCGTCAAGGGCCTCTACTGGGCCCGCCGCGACGCCGACCCGGCCCGCCGCCGCATCCTGTGCAGCCCCGTCGAGCACCACGCCGTCCTCGACGCCGTCCACTGGCTCTCCGAGCACGAGGGCGCCGAGGTCGACTACCTGCCCGTCGACCACCACGGGCGGGTCCACCCGGACGCGCTGCGCGAGGCGATCGGGCGCAACCCCGCCGACGTCGCCCTGATCACCGTCATGTGGGCCAACAACGAGGTCGGCACCCTCCAGCCCGTCCTCGAACTCGCCGCGATCGCGCGCGAGTTCGACATCCCCATGCACGCCGACGCGGTCCAGGCGCTCGGCCAGGTCCCGGTCTCCTTCGCCGACTCCGGGCTCACCGCGCTCACCGTCACCGGACACAAGATCGGTGGCCCCTACGGCGTCGGCGCCCTGCTGCTCGCCCGCAACGCAGCCCCCGTCCCGCTGCTGCACGGCGGCGGCCAGGAACGCGACGTCCGCTCCGGCACCCTCGACGTGCCCGCCGCGGCCGGCTTCGCCGCCGCGGCCGCCCTCGCCGTCGAACGGCGCACCGAGTTCGCCACCGGCGTCGGCGCCCTCCGCGACGAACTCCTCGCCGCCGTCACCGCGGCCGTGCCCGACGCCGTCCTCAACGGCGACCCCGACCCGGCCGGACGACTCCCCGCCAACGCCCACTTCTCCTTCCCGGGCTGCGAGGGCGACGCCCTGCTCATGCTGCTCGACGCCCGGGGCGTCGAATGTTCGACCGGCTCCGCCTGTTCGGCCGGCGTCCCGCAGCCCAGCCACGTCCTGCTCGCCATGGGCGCCGACCCGCTCCTCGCCCGCGCCAGCCTGCGCTTCTCGCTCGGACACACCTCCACCCGCGAGGACGTCGCCGCCCTCACCGAGGCCATCACCCCGGCGGTGGAGCGCGCCCGCAACGCGGGGCTGGCCACGGCGCGTCGCTGA
- a CDS encoding DNA ligase (NAD+) yields MAAVEGWEDVPAEVRRRHAELAAEIEDHRVRYYEQDAPVVSDAEFDVLMRELEAIEAGHPVLRTPESPTQKVGGAVTELFASVEHRERLLSLDNAMDDEELAAWAERVARELDGVDYHYLCELKVDGLAVNLTYENGRLVQAATRGDGRVGEDITPNVRTIKEIPHQLQGDDIPELVEIRGEVYFPTEAFEALNASFAAENERRRQENEERAKEGRRPHALIRLFMNPRNAAAGSLRQKDPHVTASRPLHMVVHGIGARVGFDIDCQSHAYDLLRAWGLPTARHNRVVGTLDEVRAFVKQYGEQRHSVEHEIDGVVVKVDEIALQGRLGATSKSPRWAIAWKYPPEEVTAKLASIKVGIGRTGRATPYAVLAEPVKVAGSMVQYATLHNQQVVKAKGVLLGDTVVLRKAGDVIPEILGPVEDLRDGTEQEFVMPTHCHECGTELRPMSEGDIDLRCPNARYCPAQVRERLAYLGGRESLDIEGLGYVAATALTQPLEPAEPPVKNEGDIFGLSEAQLLPIKVLVRDPKTGMPKPDDRTGKEKVVTFFATTKGEPKKSLAALLENLAAATDRPLWRYLNGLSIRHVGPVAAQALAREFRDLDRIFDATEEELAAAEGVGPIIARAVKEWHAEEWHREILEKWRAAGVRFTEAGTEEEGERPLEGLTVVVTGTLAGHTRDGAKEALTSRGAKVTGSVSKKTHFVVVGDNPGSKYDKAVQLGVPVLDDAGFAVLLERGADAARAHLGLDTADESAPAAEEPVEG; encoded by the coding sequence GTGGCGGCGGTCGAGGGCTGGGAGGACGTTCCCGCGGAGGTCCGGAGGCGGCACGCGGAGCTGGCGGCCGAGATCGAGGACCACCGCGTCCGCTACTACGAGCAGGACGCGCCGGTCGTCAGCGACGCCGAGTTCGACGTCCTGATGCGCGAGTTGGAGGCGATCGAGGCCGGACACCCGGTGCTGCGCACCCCCGAGTCGCCCACCCAGAAGGTGGGCGGCGCGGTCACCGAGCTGTTCGCGTCGGTGGAGCACCGGGAGCGCCTGCTCAGCCTCGACAACGCGATGGACGACGAGGAGCTCGCCGCCTGGGCCGAGCGCGTCGCCCGCGAACTCGACGGCGTCGACTACCACTACCTGTGCGAGCTGAAGGTGGACGGCCTGGCCGTCAACCTCACCTACGAGAACGGCCGGCTCGTCCAGGCCGCCACCCGCGGCGACGGCCGGGTCGGCGAGGACATCACCCCCAACGTCCGCACCATCAAGGAGATCCCGCACCAGCTGCAGGGCGACGACATCCCCGAGCTGGTCGAGATCCGCGGCGAGGTGTACTTCCCGACCGAGGCCTTCGAGGCGCTGAACGCCTCGTTCGCCGCCGAGAACGAGCGCCGCCGGCAGGAGAACGAGGAGCGTGCCAAGGAGGGCCGGCGTCCGCACGCGCTGATCCGGCTGTTCATGAACCCGCGGAACGCCGCGGCCGGCTCGCTCCGCCAGAAGGACCCGCACGTCACCGCCTCCCGACCGCTGCACATGGTGGTGCACGGCATCGGCGCCCGGGTCGGCTTCGACATCGACTGCCAGTCGCACGCCTACGACCTGCTGCGCGCGTGGGGCCTGCCCACCGCCCGGCACAACCGGGTGGTCGGCACCCTCGACGAGGTCCGCGCCTTCGTCAAGCAGTACGGCGAGCAGCGGCACTCCGTCGAGCACGAGATCGACGGCGTGGTCGTCAAGGTCGACGAGATCGCCCTGCAGGGCCGGCTCGGTGCCACCTCGAAGTCCCCGCGCTGGGCGATCGCCTGGAAGTACCCGCCGGAGGAGGTCACGGCCAAGCTGGCCAGCATCAAGGTCGGCATCGGCCGCACCGGCCGGGCCACCCCGTACGCGGTGCTGGCCGAGCCGGTGAAGGTGGCCGGCTCGATGGTGCAGTACGCCACCCTGCACAACCAGCAGGTCGTCAAGGCCAAGGGCGTGCTGCTCGGCGACACCGTGGTGCTGCGCAAGGCCGGCGACGTCATCCCGGAGATCCTCGGCCCGGTCGAGGACCTGCGGGACGGCACCGAGCAGGAGTTCGTGATGCCGACGCACTGCCACGAGTGCGGCACCGAACTGCGCCCGATGTCCGAGGGCGACATCGACCTGCGCTGCCCCAACGCCCGGTACTGCCCCGCCCAGGTGCGCGAGCGCCTGGCGTACCTCGGCGGCCGCGAGTCGCTGGACATCGAGGGCCTCGGCTATGTCGCCGCCACCGCGCTCACCCAGCCGCTGGAGCCCGCCGAGCCGCCTGTCAAGAACGAGGGGGACATCTTCGGCCTGTCCGAGGCCCAGCTGCTACCGATCAAGGTGCTGGTGCGCGACCCCAAGACCGGCATGCCCAAGCCGGACGACCGCACCGGCAAGGAGAAGGTGGTGACCTTCTTCGCCACCACCAAGGGCGAGCCGAAGAAGTCGCTCGCCGCCCTGCTGGAGAACCTCGCCGCGGCCACCGACCGCCCGCTGTGGCGGTACCTGAACGGCCTGTCGATCCGCCATGTCGGCCCGGTCGCCGCCCAGGCGCTGGCCCGCGAGTTCCGCGACCTGGACCGGATCTTCGACGCCACCGAGGAGGAACTGGCCGCCGCCGAGGGCGTCGGCCCGATCATCGCCCGCGCCGTCAAGGAGTGGCACGCCGAGGAGTGGCACCGGGAGATCCTGGAGAAGTGGCGGGCCGCCGGTGTGCGGTTCACCGAGGCCGGCACCGAGGAGGAGGGCGAGCGGCCGCTGGAGGGCCTGACGGTGGTGGTCACCGGCACCCTCGCCGGCCACACCCGGGACGGCGCCAAGGAGGCGCTGACCTCGCGCGGCGCCAAGGTGACCGGCTCGGTCTCCAAGAAGACGCACTTCGTGGTGGTCGGCGACAACCCCGGTTCCAAGTACGACAAGGCCGTCCAGCTGGGCGTGCCCGTCCTGGACGACGCCGGGTTCGCCGTCCTGCTGGAGCGGGGCGCCGACGCCGCCCGGGCCCACCTCGGCCTGGACACGGCGGACGAGTCCGCGCCGGCGGCCGAGGAGCCCGTCGAGGGCTGA
- a CDS encoding IclR family transcriptional regulator, which produces MSQTVDRALTILASLGEGPASLEQAAARIGVHKSTALRLLRTLQEHGFVHRQPDHRYRLGGRLFGLAQQALECIDIRQVAAPYLASLCERYGHTVQLAVLEDGSVLYLDRVEGRYPAPPSGAPEAAGRIGTRVPAAAGPAGKVLLADLPEEQLTAFLEDLDGGPGAAPAEGLRAELAAVRRRGWAAGQGGYRESVDCLAAPIVGAEGRSIAVCTISAPARLAPEADLSKLLPELLCTAEAISLAYGGSPTPRWCENRCGARHVERASRT; this is translated from the coding sequence ATGTCGCAGACGGTGGACCGGGCGCTGACGATCCTCGCCTCGCTCGGCGAGGGCCCTGCCTCGTTGGAGCAGGCGGCGGCCCGGATCGGCGTGCACAAGTCGACGGCGCTGCGGCTGCTGCGGACCCTCCAGGAGCACGGCTTCGTGCACCGCCAGCCGGACCACCGCTACCGCCTGGGCGGACGGCTGTTCGGGCTGGCGCAGCAGGCGCTGGAGTGCATCGACATCCGGCAGGTCGCCGCGCCGTACCTGGCCTCGCTGTGCGAGCGGTACGGGCACACGGTGCAGCTGGCGGTGCTGGAGGACGGTTCGGTGCTGTACCTGGACCGGGTGGAGGGCCGGTACCCGGCCCCGCCGAGCGGGGCGCCGGAGGCGGCCGGCCGGATCGGCACCCGGGTTCCGGCGGCGGCCGGCCCGGCCGGGAAGGTGCTGCTGGCCGATCTGCCGGAGGAGCAGCTGACGGCCTTTCTGGAGGACCTGGACGGCGGGCCGGGCGCGGCGCCGGCCGAGGGGCTGCGGGCGGAGCTGGCGGCGGTGCGGCGGCGGGGCTGGGCGGCGGGCCAGGGCGGGTACCGGGAGTCGGTGGACTGCCTGGCCGCGCCGATCGTGGGCGCCGAGGGCCGGTCGATCGCGGTGTGCACGATCTCCGCGCCGGCCCGGCTCGCGCCGGAGGCGGATCTGAGCAAGCTGCTGCCGGAGCTGCTGTGCACGGCGGAGGCGATCTCGCTGGCGTACGGCGGTTCGCCTACTCCTCGCTGGTGCGAGAATCGTTGCGGTGCCAGGCACGTGGAGCGCGCCAGCCGTACTTGA
- a CDS encoding short-subunit dehydrogenase, which produces MGTHLITGAGSGIGAVVAEKLLARGEDVLLLARDARRAAELRGRHPGAATLVGDLADPAKLSWAFGHQSLPVELDSLLHIAGVVELGRVGDLPVKAWQEQLNVNAVAPAEITRLLLPSLRLARGHVVFVNSGAGLRADADWSAYAASKFAVRALADALRAEEHGNGVRVTTVYPGRTATAMQEKVHRQEGREYDPAQWIAPESVATAILTAIDLPRDAELTEITVRPGR; this is translated from the coding sequence ATGGGAACCCACCTGATCACCGGCGCAGGCTCCGGCATCGGCGCCGTCGTCGCCGAGAAGCTGCTCGCCCGCGGCGAGGACGTCCTGCTGCTGGCCCGCGACGCCCGGCGCGCCGCCGAGCTGCGCGGGCGCCACCCCGGCGCCGCCACCCTGGTCGGCGACCTCGCCGACCCGGCGAAGCTCTCCTGGGCGTTCGGCCACCAGAGCCTGCCCGTCGAACTCGACTCGCTGCTGCACATCGCCGGCGTGGTCGAGCTCGGTCGGGTCGGCGACCTCCCGGTCAAGGCCTGGCAGGAGCAGCTGAACGTCAACGCGGTCGCGCCCGCCGAGATCACCCGGCTGCTGCTGCCGTCGCTGCGACTCGCCCGCGGCCACGTGGTCTTCGTCAACTCCGGCGCCGGGCTGCGCGCGGACGCCGACTGGAGCGCCTACGCGGCCAGCAAGTTCGCCGTCCGGGCGCTCGCCGACGCGCTGCGCGCCGAGGAGCACGGCAACGGCGTCCGGGTCACCACCGTGTACCCGGGCCGCACCGCCACCGCGATGCAGGAGAAGGTGCACCGCCAGGAGGGCCGCGAGTACGACCCCGCGCAGTGGATCGCCCCCGAGTCGGTCGCCACCGCGATCCTCACCGCGATCGACCTCCCGCGGGACGCCGAACTCACCGAGATCACCGTCCGCCCGGGCCGGTAG
- a CDS encoding methionine synthase II (cobalamin-independent): MSTEFPFPELSGAAAGVGSMPGTDAREAARTAVGALERLPHLPELPARGPGADMIGRGAGLLTELFAQVEPSGWRFADRPGRDTRRAHSWLGEDLDALEEFTQDYRGPLKLQAVGPWTLAASIELRHGEKALADPGACRDIAESLTEGLRRHLADVRRRMPGAQPVLQLDEPSLPAVLAGEVKTASGFQRLRSVDRQVAEEALRSVIRALDVPVVVHSCAPGVPLPLLRRAGVAGVSLDFSLLTEREDDDLGEAVEAGTVILAGVVPSTDRAVSDPAGSVQGVRTLWKRLGLGPELLARRVVVTPTCGLAGASPAYARRALSHSVRAAQSLVDNPE, encoded by the coding sequence GTGAGCACTGAATTCCCCTTCCCCGAGCTGTCCGGCGCCGCCGCGGGTGTCGGGTCGATGCCCGGCACCGACGCCCGCGAGGCGGCCCGGACGGCGGTCGGCGCCCTGGAGCGGCTGCCCCACCTGCCGGAGCTGCCGGCCCGCGGGCCCGGCGCCGACATGATCGGCCGCGGGGCCGGCCTGCTGACCGAGTTGTTCGCGCAGGTCGAGCCGAGCGGCTGGCGGTTCGCCGACCGCCCCGGCCGCGACACCCGGCGCGCCCACTCCTGGCTCGGCGAGGACCTGGACGCCCTGGAGGAGTTCACCCAGGACTACCGGGGCCCGCTCAAGCTGCAGGCCGTCGGCCCGTGGACCCTCGCCGCCTCGATCGAGCTCAGGCACGGCGAGAAGGCACTGGCCGACCCCGGCGCCTGCCGGGACATCGCCGAGTCGCTCACCGAGGGCCTGCGCCGCCACCTCGCGGACGTCCGCCGCCGGATGCCCGGCGCACAGCCGGTGCTCCAACTGGACGAGCCCTCGCTGCCCGCCGTGCTGGCCGGCGAGGTGAAGACCGCCAGCGGCTTCCAGCGGCTGCGCTCGGTGGACCGCCAGGTCGCCGAGGAGGCGCTGCGTTCGGTGATCCGCGCCCTGGACGTCCCCGTCGTCGTGCACAGCTGCGCCCCCGGCGTGCCGCTGCCGCTGCTGCGCCGGGCCGGCGTTGCCGGAGTGTCGCTGGACTTCTCGCTGCTGACGGAGCGTGAGGACGACGACCTCGGCGAGGCCGTCGAGGCGGGCACGGTGATCCTCGCCGGTGTCGTGCCCTCCACCGACCGGGCGGTGTCCGACCCGGCCGGTAGTGTCCAGGGTGTCAGGACGCTGTGGAAGCGGCTCGGCCTGGGCCCGGAGCTGCTGGCCCGGCGCGTGGTCGTGACACCGACCTGCGGGCTGGCGGGGGCGTCCCCCGCGTACGCGCGCCGGGCGCTGTCGCACAGCGTCAGGGCGGCACAGAGCCTGGTGGACAACCCGGAGTGA
- a CDS encoding tRNA-specific 2-thiouridylase yields the protein MTPYAWGIMSDFAGVPNAPRLRVLAAMSGGVDSAVAAARAAEAGHDVTGVHLALSSNPQSFRTGARGCCTIEDSRDARRAADVIGIPFYVWDLAERFREDVIDDFVAEYAAGRTPNPCLRCNEKIKFAALLDKAVALGFDAVCTGHYARIVDLPQGGRELHRAVDAAKDQSYVLGVLDADQLAHSLFPLGDTTKDEIRLEAERRGLAVAKKPDSHDICFIADGDTQGFLAKHLGTATGDIVDTDGTKLGEHEGAYGFTIGQRKGLRIGRPAADGKPRYVLDISPVTNTVTVGPAEGLDVLALTAVKPRWCGEPAAGEGRYTAQLRAHGEEVPVTAELDGEVLRVRLDAPARGIAPGQAVVLYDGTRVVGSATIATTERRPVTV from the coding sequence GTGACCCCGTACGCTTGGGGCATCATGAGTGACTTCGCCGGTGTCCCGAACGCCCCCCGCCTCCGTGTGCTCGCCGCCATGTCCGGCGGTGTGGACTCCGCCGTCGCCGCGGCCCGTGCGGCCGAGGCCGGCCACGACGTGACCGGCGTGCACCTGGCGCTGTCGTCGAACCCGCAGTCGTTCCGGACCGGCGCCCGCGGCTGCTGCACCATCGAGGACTCCCGCGACGCCCGCCGTGCCGCGGACGTCATCGGCATCCCGTTCTACGTCTGGGACCTCGCCGAGCGCTTCCGCGAGGACGTCATCGACGACTTCGTCGCCGAGTACGCGGCGGGCCGCACCCCCAACCCCTGCCTGCGCTGCAACGAGAAGATCAAGTTCGCCGCACTGCTGGACAAGGCGGTCGCCCTCGGCTTCGACGCGGTCTGCACCGGCCACTACGCCCGGATCGTCGACCTCCCCCAGGGCGGCCGCGAGCTGCACCGCGCGGTGGACGCCGCGAAGGACCAGTCGTACGTCCTCGGGGTGCTGGACGCCGACCAGCTGGCACACTCGCTGTTCCCGCTCGGCGACACCACCAAGGACGAGATCCGGCTGGAGGCCGAGCGCCGCGGGCTGGCCGTGGCGAAGAAGCCGGACAGCCACGACATCTGCTTCATCGCCGACGGCGACACCCAGGGCTTCCTGGCCAAGCACCTCGGCACCGCCACCGGCGACATCGTGGACACCGACGGCACCAAGCTGGGCGAGCACGAGGGCGCGTACGGCTTCACCATCGGCCAGCGCAAGGGCCTGCGGATCGGCCGCCCCGCCGCGGACGGCAAGCCGCGGTACGTGCTGGACATCTCGCCGGTGACCAACACCGTCACGGTCGGCCCGGCCGAGGGCCTGGACGTGCTGGCGCTGACCGCCGTCAAGCCGCGCTGGTGCGGCGAGCCCGCAGCGGGGGAGGGCCGGTACACCGCGCAGCTGCGCGCCCACGGCGAGGAGGTGCCCGTCACCGCCGAGCTCGACGGCGAGGTGCTGCGCGTCCGACTGGACGCCCCGGCCCGCGGCATCGCCCCCGGCCAGGCCGTGGTGCTCTACGACGGCACCCGGGTGGTCGGCTCGGCGACCATCGCCACCACCGAGCGCCGCCCCGTCACCGTCTGA
- a CDS encoding diguanylate cyclase (GGDEF)-like protein, protein MDRTTGGAPTRPPQGVAGAVLLLGVLLAGAAPLIPLAVLVYRYEPELLPLFAVPLAVLVAAWRIARDRARDQLTDPLTDLPNRQALLLAAQDAIARHDGEEAYSVGVVLLDLDRFRSLNDALGHTAGDRLLVHIARRLHRALRTGHSRQSTAPDHTDEVAAALPTPLHRGGRPVVARMGGDEFAVLLPGVGRPETLERIAKALIAELAAPIRLDGLLLVLEASAGVCVYPAHARDAESLLRRADVAMGHAQRGRSGVEVYHEAQDTDTPYRIGLLGDLRRALETGEVQLHYQPKVAFDGRVVGLEALLRWERPGQGRVPPDEFIGLAESSGLMPRLTDYVLEAAVGQLAAWRDQGLQVPVAVNVSPRDVLNPGFATRVAGHLTRHRVPAHALQLEITERLLLDDSRRAADTLAELRRYGVGMSLDDFGTGHSSMARLRSLPVGELKIDRSFVSRMVADDHDAAVVRCSVELAHSLGLTVVAEGVEDDETWERLHSMGVDAVQGWLVSAALPADQATAWLMVRQTGTARVERLAPQQQPLAPPVPQPRSLPTVAAQAELPAPTTPLPAPTTQQ, encoded by the coding sequence ATGGATCGTACGACCGGCGGTGCGCCCACACGCCCGCCGCAGGGGGTGGCAGGAGCGGTCCTGCTGCTCGGCGTGCTGCTGGCCGGGGCCGCGCCGCTCATCCCGCTGGCCGTGCTGGTCTACCGGTACGAACCGGAGCTGCTGCCGCTGTTCGCCGTCCCGCTCGCGGTGCTGGTCGCCGCCTGGCGGATAGCCCGGGACCGGGCGCGCGACCAGCTCACCGACCCGCTCACCGACCTGCCGAACCGTCAGGCCCTGCTCCTCGCCGCCCAGGACGCCATCGCCCGGCACGACGGCGAGGAGGCCTACAGCGTCGGCGTCGTGCTGCTCGACCTCGACCGTTTCCGGTCGCTCAACGACGCGCTCGGCCACACCGCCGGCGACCGGCTGCTGGTGCACATCGCCCGCCGGCTCCACCGGGCGCTGCGCACCGGCCACTCCCGGCAGTCGACCGCGCCCGACCACACCGACGAGGTGGCCGCGGCGCTGCCCACCCCGCTGCACCGCGGCGGCCGACCCGTGGTCGCCCGGATGGGCGGCGACGAGTTCGCCGTCCTGCTGCCCGGCGTCGGCCGCCCGGAGACCCTGGAGCGGATCGCCAAGGCGCTGATCGCCGAACTGGCCGCCCCGATCCGGCTGGACGGCCTGCTGCTCGTCCTGGAGGCCAGCGCGGGCGTCTGCGTCTATCCGGCGCACGCCCGGGACGCCGAATCGCTTCTGCGCCGCGCCGACGTCGCCATGGGCCACGCCCAGCGCGGCCGCAGCGGCGTCGAGGTCTACCACGAGGCCCAGGACACCGACACCCCGTACCGGATCGGCCTGCTCGGCGACCTGCGGCGCGCCCTGGAGACCGGCGAGGTGCAGCTGCACTACCAGCCGAAGGTCGCCTTCGACGGCCGGGTGGTCGGCCTGGAGGCGCTGCTGCGCTGGGAGCGGCCCGGCCAGGGCCGCGTCCCCCCGGACGAGTTCATCGGCCTCGCCGAGTCCAGCGGCCTGATGCCGCGGCTCACCGACTACGTGCTGGAGGCGGCGGTCGGCCAGCTCGCCGCCTGGCGCGACCAGGGCCTTCAGGTGCCGGTCGCCGTCAACGTCTCCCCGCGGGACGTCCTCAACCCGGGCTTCGCCACCCGGGTCGCCGGCCACCTCACCCGGCACCGGGTGCCCGCGCACGCCCTCCAGCTGGAGATCACCGAGCGGCTGCTGCTCGACGACTCCCGGCGCGCCGCCGACACCCTGGCCGAACTGCGCCGCTACGGCGTCGGCATGTCCCTGGACGACTTCGGCACCGGGCACTCCTCGATGGCCCGGCTGCGCAGCCTTCCGGTGGGCGAGCTGAAGATCGACCGCTCGTTCGTCTCCCGGATGGTCGCCGACGACCACGACGCCGCGGTGGTCCGCTGCTCCGTCGAGCTCGCGCACTCGCTGGGGCTGACCGTCGTCGCCGAGGGCGTCGAGGACGACGAGACCTGGGAGCGGCTGCACAGCATGGGCGTGGACGCCGTCCAGGGCTGGCTGGTCTCCGCGGCGCTGCCCGCCGACCAGGCCACCGCCTGGCTGATGGTCCGGCAGACCGGCACCGCCCGGGTCGAGCGGCTCGCGCCGCAGCAGCAGCCGCTGGCCCCGCCCGTCCCGCAGCCCCGCTCGCTGCCCACCGTCGCGGCCCAGGCCGAGCTGCCCGCGCCCACGACGCCGCTGCCCGCCCCGACGACCCAGCAGTAG
- a CDS encoding putative membrane protein YeiH produces the protein MSSQIFPSALQQALDLVGIFVFALSGGLLAVRKNMDIFGICVLAEATALGGGIMRDLVIGATPVAAFSNLGYFSTPLAAGLVVFFLHPQVERINTAVQTLDAAGLGLFCVTGTIKAHDYGLGFVASVALGMLTAAGGGVIRDLLALEPPSLLRWDREIYAVPALVGATVVALLIAGDRLSPLNATAAALSAFAIRMLALKYGWRAPRAWHRNDSRTSEE, from the coding sequence GTGAGTTCGCAAATCTTCCCCTCGGCGCTGCAGCAGGCCCTGGACCTGGTCGGCATCTTCGTCTTCGCCCTGTCCGGCGGCCTGCTGGCCGTCCGCAAGAACATGGACATCTTCGGCATCTGCGTCCTCGCCGAGGCGACCGCCCTCGGCGGCGGCATCATGCGCGACCTGGTCATCGGGGCCACCCCGGTGGCGGCCTTCAGCAACCTCGGCTACTTCTCCACCCCGCTCGCCGCCGGGCTCGTCGTCTTCTTCCTGCACCCGCAGGTCGAGCGGATCAACACCGCCGTGCAGACCCTGGACGCCGCCGGCCTCGGACTGTTCTGCGTCACCGGCACCATCAAGGCCCACGACTACGGCCTCGGCTTCGTCGCCTCCGTCGCCCTCGGCATGCTCACCGCCGCCGGCGGCGGCGTCATCCGCGACCTGCTCGCCCTCGAACCGCCCTCCCTGCTGCGCTGGGACCGCGAGATCTACGCCGTGCCCGCCCTGGTCGGCGCCACCGTCGTCGCCCTGCTCATCGCCGGCGACCGGCTCTCCCCGCTCAACGCCACCGCCGCCGCACTCAGCGCCTTCGCCATCCGGATGCTCGCGCTCAAGTACGGCTGGCGCGCTCCACGTGCCTGGCACCGCAACGATTCTCGCACCAGCGAGGAGTAG
- a CDS encoding methyltransferase family protein yields the protein MSGGDAADFAAFERRGWAARSTTYGEGFGAMTAGVHPALLDAVGAAPGTRLLEVGCGTGRLAALALERGAEVTATDAVPEMVRAASAALPGARVEQAALPGLPYPDGRFDAVVGAFVINHVPDPPAAAADLHRVLAPGGRLALSCWDALAANRAQGLVFDAVRAVGGPAPTGLPGAPFTRYASPEGLGALLGAAGFTGVRVERARWRHRVDPAAWWRHVLGGTVLTAALIEGRPAEEVARIRAEYLRLAAPYTADGLPVAALVATGTRG from the coding sequence GTGAGCGGCGGCGACGCGGCGGACTTCGCCGCCTTCGAACGGCGCGGCTGGGCCGCCCGCAGCACCACCTACGGCGAGGGCTTCGGCGCGATGACCGCGGGGGTGCACCCCGCCCTGCTCGACGCGGTCGGCGCCGCCCCGGGCACCCGGCTGCTGGAGGTCGGCTGCGGCACCGGCCGGCTCGCCGCCCTGGCGCTGGAGCGCGGCGCCGAGGTGACCGCCACCGACGCCGTCCCGGAGATGGTCCGGGCCGCCTCCGCGGCGCTGCCCGGCGCCCGGGTCGAACAGGCCGCGCTGCCCGGACTCCCGTACCCGGACGGCCGGTTCGACGCCGTGGTCGGCGCCTTCGTGATCAACCACGTGCCCGACCCGCCGGCCGCCGCGGCCGACCTCCACCGGGTGCTCGCCCCCGGCGGCCGGCTCGCCCTCTCCTGCTGGGACGCGCTCGCCGCCAACCGGGCGCAGGGCCTGGTCTTCGACGCCGTCCGCGCGGTCGGCGGCCCGGCCCCGACCGGGCTGCCCGGCGCCCCCTTCACCCGGTACGCCTCCCCGGAGGGCCTCGGCGCGCTGCTCGGCGCGGCCGGCTTCACCGGCGTGCGCGTCGAGCGGGCCCGCTGGCGGCACCGGGTGGACCCGGCCGCCTGGTGGCGGCACGTCCTCGGCGGCACCGTGCTCACCGCCGCCCTGATCGAGGGCCGCCCGGCCGAGGAGGTGGCGCGGATCCGCGCCGAGTACCTGCGCCTGGCCGCTCCGTACACCGCCGACGGCCTGCCCGTCGCCGCCCTCGTCGCCACCGGCACCCGCGGCTGA